One stretch of Methanobacterium aggregans DNA includes these proteins:
- a CDS encoding GltB/FmdC/FwdC-like GXGXG domain-containing protein — translation MEDIKTMGGVKTLQSKSKITAEGLSTHQLNLEIKKALEPEKKLLLENHGKLDSIAVGLGEDADIILNGDAGDFLGALNDGAHIEVQGHVGRYVGDNMTSGEILINGSAEEGVGFGLCNGTIMVYGDAGNAVGQLNKGGTIIVEGNIGNLAGLYMLSGDIIVTGDAGLDTGDWMIGGTIYVAGNFETGTNAKVKPLEGDDKEKLLKLFTNYSINKDIEDFKKIEPKNLRPFYGKQDDE, via the coding sequence ATGGAAGATATAAAAACTATGGGTGGTGTTAAAACGTTGCAATCTAAAAGTAAAATAACTGCAGAGGGTTTGTCAACACATCAGTTGAACCTTGAGATAAAAAAAGCTCTTGAACCTGAAAAAAAATTGTTACTGGAAAATCATGGAAAACTAGATTCTATAGCTGTGGGGTTAGGTGAAGATGCAGATATAATTCTGAATGGAGATGCAGGGGACTTTTTAGGGGCTCTTAATGATGGAGCACACATTGAAGTTCAGGGGCATGTTGGTAGGTACGTTGGGGACAACATGACATCTGGTGAAATTTTAATAAATGGATCTGCAGAGGAAGGTGTTGGATTTGGACTTTGTAATGGGACGATAATGGTTTATGGGGATGCTGGAAACGCTGTTGGCCAACTCAACAAGGGTGGAACCATAATTGTAGAGGGAAACATTGGAAACCTTGCAGGTCTTTACATGTTGAGTGGTGATATAATAGTTACAGGTGATGCTGGACTTGATACAGGTGACTGGATGATAGGGGGCACGATATACGTTGCAGGAAACTTTGAAACAGGTACAAATGCAAAAGTAAAGCCCCTTGAGGGGGATGACAAGGAGAAATTGCTGAAGCTGTTCACCAACTATAGTATAAACAAAGATATTGAAGATTTTAAGAAGATAGAACCTAAAAATCTCAGACCATTTTACGGTAAACAGGACGATGAGTAG
- a CDS encoding Lrp/AsnC family transcriptional regulator encodes MKSIDEKEKTTDIDEIDKKILDLFNEDGRMSYRKIAKRLDISIGTVHNRIEKLMNTGIIKKFAPVIDHGKLGYNLTTIIGVRVKGGMLKNWEDKTAFHKNVLCMYDVTGEFDAILVTRFKDTTELDEFIKALLKEPDVQRTYTQTVLNIVKEDISSSKMI; translated from the coding sequence ATGAAAAGTATTGATGAAAAAGAGAAGACAACAGACATAGATGAAATCGATAAGAAAATCCTGGATTTGTTCAACGAAGATGGTAGAATGTCTTACAGAAAAATAGCCAAACGTTTGGATATCTCAATAGGTACAGTGCACAACAGAATAGAAAAACTAATGAACACAGGCATAATCAAAAAATTCGCACCTGTCATTGACCATGGCAAGCTGGGTTACAATCTCACAACAATAATAGGAGTCCGTGTTAAAGGAGGTATGCTAAAAAACTGGGAAGACAAAACAGCTTTCCATAAGAACGTGCTCTGCATGTACGATGTAACCGGTGAGTTTGACGCCATCCTAGTAACACGTTTTAAGGACACAACAGAACTGGACGAATTTATTAAAGCCCTTCTTAAAGAGCCAGATGTTCAGAGAACCTACACACAAACCGTTTTGAACATAGTTAAAGAGGATATCAGTTCAAGTAAAATGATCTAG
- a CDS encoding class I SAM-dependent methyltransferase, producing MKGKVIGDILVVKQDVENPHELLKIPGVKRVVKLGHIKGLKREPDVNVLLGDGTETIHKENHCLFKMDVSKVMWSKGNTGERKRMSTMPEDGETIVDMFAGIGYFSIPMAVHSKPAKIYSVEINPVSHSYLCQNAVLNKVDHVVEPILGDCREAAPRGIADRVLMGYIGNTNEYLPVAMDILKDGGVIHYHESVPDCIKFKRPVDRIKEAADGREVEVLNERIIKPYSPGVYHVVIDARIG from the coding sequence ATGAAGGGTAAAGTAATCGGCGACATTCTCGTTGTAAAGCAGGATGTTGAAAACCCCCATGAACTTCTGAAAATACCTGGAGTAAAACGGGTGGTTAAATTAGGTCATATAAAAGGTTTGAAAAGAGAACCAGACGTTAATGTTTTGTTGGGTGATGGTACAGAGACGATTCACAAGGAAAACCACTGTCTCTTTAAGATGGACGTTTCAAAGGTCATGTGGTCAAAGGGAAACACTGGAGAACGTAAAAGAATGTCCACAATGCCTGAAGATGGTGAAACTATTGTTGACATGTTTGCAGGAATTGGATACTTCTCCATACCCATGGCAGTGCACTCAAAACCCGCCAAGATCTATTCAGTCGAGATAAACCCGGTTTCACACAGCTACCTCTGCCAGAACGCAGTTTTGAACAAGGTGGATCATGTGGTCGAGCCCATTCTTGGGGACTGCAGGGAAGCTGCACCGCGTGGAATTGCAGACAGGGTTTTAATGGGCTACATTGGAAACACCAACGAATATCTTCCGGTTGCAATGGACATACTCAAGGATGGAGGAGTCATCCATTATCATGAATCTGTGCCCGACTGTATAAAGTTTAAAAGGCCTGTTGATCGTATAAAGGAGGCAGCAGATGGACGTGAAGTGGAAGTATTGAATGAAAGGATCATCAAACCATATTCACCCGGTGTTTATCACGTTGTAATTGATGCAAGGATTGGATAG
- a CDS encoding DUF2100 domain-containing protein, with protein MEKFRLEQTQALLEKAGKSRNPAVKFKTPKEGRINSELFGKTLNELFEAEEFIYTSRPSHVLNAEDAQTFCSKIIAVRGNLDEMLADFGVIERENREDEIKKLSENFLIITTKSNFKKALTKLGVDAQHIIVAGVPLEAEDMKLINPKIPDAALKGVGKKIEHVKNDIKRKTEQFNPTDILVVVEMDRTGEVLGKRAHEIYGAKVITMRNLKDVTAEEFRAKLSQ; from the coding sequence ATGGAAAAATTCAGATTGGAACAAACTCAGGCACTTTTAGAAAAAGCTGGAAAATCCAGAAACCCTGCAGTGAAATTTAAAACTCCAAAAGAAGGCAGAATTAACTCAGAGTTGTTTGGAAAAACACTGAATGAACTGTTTGAAGCAGAAGAATTCATATACACCAGCAGACCATCCCATGTACTCAATGCAGAGGATGCTCAAACCTTTTGCAGTAAGATCATTGCTGTAAGAGGGAACCTGGATGAAATGCTTGCTGATTTTGGAGTTATTGAAAGGGAAAACAGGGAAGATGAGATCAAAAAACTTTCAGAAAACTTTTTAATCATCACCACTAAAAGCAACTTCAAAAAAGCTCTTACAAAGCTTGGTGTGGATGCTCAGCACATAATCGTTGCAGGCGTGCCCCTTGAAGCCGAGGATATGAAACTCATAAATCCTAAGATACCTGATGCAGCACTTAAAGGTGTTGGAAAGAAAATAGAGCACGTTAAAAATGATATAAAACGAAAAACCGAACAGTTCAATCCAACGGATATTCTGGTTGTGGTTGAAATGGATAGAACTGGTGAAGTTCTTGGAAAAAGGGCCCATGAGATCTACGGTGCAAAGGTCATAACCATGAGAAATCTGAAGGATGTAACTGCGGAGGAGTTCAGGGCAAAGTTATCCCAATGA
- a CDS encoding ArsR family transcriptional regulator, with product MFGLKTLITNLNGHCLFNASRKTQTEGLIILHEGKYRKTDLEDFLKGGDIKIETEDPYEACRRIEEIIKGTKKHGRVFVAYNGRNLGPLLNFVANKVGVDGIFTCYNDKVVRLPLLKLDISGTKLKILNILYLKDLTARELGEEVKISRAMVYKHLKGLMELGLVKKSDSLEKYSITNAGKLSIS from the coding sequence GTGTTTGGTTTGAAAACCCTGATAACCAATTTAAATGGGCATTGCCTTTTCAATGCTTCAAGAAAAACACAAACAGAGGGCCTTATAATTTTACATGAAGGAAAGTACAGGAAAACTGATCTTGAAGATTTTCTCAAGGGTGGAGACATAAAAATAGAAACAGAAGATCCCTATGAAGCTTGCAGGAGAATTGAGGAAATTATCAAAGGCACAAAAAAACATGGCAGAGTATTTGTAGCATATAACGGCAGAAATTTAGGCCCTCTTTTAAATTTTGTAGCAAACAAGGTAGGTGTTGATGGAATATTCACGTGTTACAACGATAAGGTAGTAAGATTGCCCCTTTTGAAGCTGGATATATCGGGAACAAAGCTGAAAATACTTAACATACTTTACCTTAAAGATTTAACAGCCCGGGAACTGGGCGAAGAGGTAAAAATATCACGTGCAATGGTTTATAAACATTTGAAAGGCCTTATGGAATTGGGTTTGGTTAAAAAATCCGACTCCTTGGAGAAATACTCCATAACCAATGCAGGTAAACTTTCAATTTCATGA
- a CDS encoding DUF2120 domain-containing protein, with product MTRTHEVAGKVMQELEAFDKSRPSIDTPQILIVRGMSKLRVDHQDIPAVLSDLLKKLGARRVETISEEAGNLIGIMDENIRANVDVNAETDIQGIVRMKESFESMNCHVEYSLGVLGKIALFIILWKDKSGMGPMFVELVVSNMAA from the coding sequence TTGACACGTACACACGAGGTTGCAGGTAAAGTAATGCAGGAACTTGAGGCCTTCGACAAGTCAAGACCTTCAATAGACACCCCTCAAATATTAATCGTGCGAGGAATGTCCAAACTGAGAGTGGATCACCAGGATATTCCAGCAGTTCTCTCAGACCTTCTGAAGAAGCTTGGAGCCAGAAGGGTTGAAACTATCTCAGAAGAAGCAGGCAACCTAATAGGAATCATGGATGAGAATATAAGGGCCAATGTGGATGTGAATGCAGAAACCGATATTCAGGGAATTGTGAGGATGAAGGAATCCTTTGAAAGCATGAACTGCCACGTTGAATATTCCCTTGGAGTTCTAGGTAAAATCGCACTATTCATAATACTCTGGAAGGATAAAAGTGGAATGGGTCCCATGTTCGTTGAACTGGTTGTATCCAACATGGCTGCTTAA
- a CDS encoding histone deacetylase family protein, translating into MSIVYSEDYRNHSTGNHPENNSRITHTMDAVQEQIKKGFIEEIPVLKPETVSKQDLFRVHTEQHVEMVRSFCEGGGGYLDFDTFASPETYSTAKLAAGGAVTASKLVLNGHDFSYSIARPPGHHATRDKVMGFCFFNNLAVAVEYLRKVHGVKKFFIVDFDVHYGNGTAEIFYNDPNVLYVSIHQDPNTIFPGKGFVEETGDGGGEGCNLNIPMPPGSTTSDYTYILDRILEPAATAFGADFYFMDVGFDCHMEDPLSNMGIDDEFFPWIGAKMKDISGSMVLILEGGYNLEVLRRCNVKLINVLTEEVSIEELTDIRNMESYLYRGGDDINPKTETLFKVIQDTFSPFFEF; encoded by the coding sequence ATGTCCATTGTATATTCAGAGGACTATAGAAATCATTCAACAGGAAATCATCCTGAAAATAATTCACGCATTACCCACACAATGGATGCCGTCCAAGAACAAATAAAAAAGGGCTTTATTGAAGAAATTCCAGTTTTAAAACCTGAAACTGTGTCCAAACAGGATTTATTCAGGGTTCATACAGAACAACATGTTGAAATGGTTCGTTCCTTCTGTGAGGGAGGTGGGGGTTACCTTGACTTCGATACATTTGCATCGCCTGAAACCTACAGCACAGCAAAGCTTGCAGCAGGAGGTGCAGTAACTGCATCAAAACTGGTTTTAAATGGACATGACTTTTCTTACTCCATTGCAAGACCTCCAGGACACCATGCAACAAGAGATAAGGTCATGGGTTTCTGTTTCTTCAACAACCTGGCTGTGGCAGTTGAGTACCTCAGAAAGGTTCATGGTGTAAAGAAGTTTTTCATAGTGGACTTCGATGTTCACTACGGTAATGGAACTGCTGAAATATTCTACAACGACCCAAATGTTCTTTATGTATCCATTCACCAGGACCCTAACACAATTTTTCCAGGAAAGGGTTTTGTGGAAGAAACTGGAGATGGTGGAGGGGAAGGCTGTAACTTGAACATTCCCATGCCCCCAGGATCAACAACATCTGATTATACCTACATCCTTGACAGAATTCTGGAACCTGCAGCCACTGCCTTCGGTGCTGATTTCTATTTTATGGATGTTGGATTTGACTGCCACATGGAAGATCCCCTGTCAAATATGGGTATTGATGATGAGTTTTTTCCATGGATTGGAGCAAAAATGAAGGATATTTCAGGTTCCATGGTTCTCATACTTGAGGGAGGGTACAACCTTGAGGTTCTCAGAAGGTGTAATGTGAAACTAATAAATGTGTTGACAGAGGAAGTAAGTATTGAGGAACTTACTGATATAAGGAATATGGAAAGTTATCTTTACAGAGGTGGGGATGATATTAATCCCAAAACAGAAACCTTGTTTAAAGTTATTCAAGATACATTTTCACCATTTTTCGAATTTTGA
- the mptA gene encoding GTP cyclohydrolase MptA, giving the protein MDSCFPDTQDKIPSIPVYLTRVGVTGVKKLLKIERDEKRPIVLLPTFDAFVDLPSTQRGIHMSRNPEAISEVLEKSLEGTAVEVESLCAEMVSCLLKKHKYAKRAEVSMKSEFMIMKKSPVTKIKTQEMTKIMADSVGYRDENGVRIRKMIGAEVVGMTVCPCAQESTKESAKTKLLEFLDAETTQKVLETVSFASHNQRGRGMIMIEVPQNQNVRAEDIIRIIEDSMSSPVCELLKRSDENAVVEHAHKNPQFVEDCVRNMVQKIVSEFSNLPDDTMVTVRQVNEESIHRHNAFAEKVATMGELKEEIERMEANGVDTYTRGCR; this is encoded by the coding sequence TTGGATTCATGTTTTCCAGATACCCAGGATAAGATACCCTCAATTCCTGTTTACCTTACAAGAGTTGGAGTTACTGGGGTTAAAAAACTTTTAAAAATTGAAAGGGATGAGAAAAGACCAATAGTTCTTTTACCAACCTTTGATGCGTTCGTTGACCTTCCAAGCACACAGAGGGGTATCCACATGTCAAGGAACCCTGAGGCCATAAGTGAAGTTCTTGAAAAGTCATTGGAAGGAACTGCAGTGGAAGTTGAATCTCTTTGTGCTGAAATGGTGAGCTGCCTCCTTAAAAAGCATAAATATGCAAAGAGGGCGGAAGTGAGCATGAAAAGTGAGTTCATGATCATGAAGAAGTCACCAGTCACCAAGATCAAAACCCAGGAGATGACCAAGATCATGGCAGACTCCGTGGGCTACAGGGATGAAAATGGAGTTAGAATAAGGAAGATGATCGGCGCAGAAGTTGTTGGAATGACTGTATGTCCCTGTGCACAGGAATCAACCAAAGAATCTGCAAAGACCAAACTTTTAGAGTTCCTGGACGCGGAAACAACACAAAAAGTTCTTGAAACCGTCTCATTTGCCTCTCACAACCAGCGTGGTCGGGGAATGATAATGATAGAGGTTCCTCAGAACCAGAATGTGCGTGCTGAGGACATAATACGGATCATTGAGGATTCAATGAGTTCTCCTGTCTGCGAACTCCTGAAAAGGAGCGATGAAAATGCTGTTGTGGAACATGCCCACAAAAACCCTCAGTTCGTTGAGGACTGCGTTAGGAACATGGTCCAGAAGATCGTTTCTGAATTTTCAAACCTTCCAGACGACACCATGGTAACAGTTAGACAGGTTAACGAGGAAAGTATACACAGACACAATGCTTTTGCAGAAAAAGTAGCAACCATGGGAGAATTAAAAGAGGAAATAGAACGTATGGAGGCAAACGGCGTTGACACGTACACACGAGGTTGCAGGTAA
- a CDS encoding PAS domain S-box protein, whose amino-acid sequence MAGEKILVVEDEGLTAMELQRKLKFWGYDVPTFAFSRREAVKKAEEIKPDLILMDIVLKGEGDGIDAVKEIRDNIDVPVIYLTAYSDESTLERAEVTEPYGFIIKPFEEKELHESIGKALYKHGIILKLKENGEWLDKKLENSRGAVVVTDAEGNITFMNKYAKFFTGFKLDKVSFKDFMEVLNLDITEGPEKPVQELIKKSGMSSNSTLNGPDGSEIPIEYSISPIKDDSGEFVGATLVFQDITEKVEAEKSLQESEKWFKSIYHQSTTGMEIYDTDGVPVDANPAALDLFGTSDLSNLSEFNLFKDFKIPSDKKEKLLNDEPIVYEIKFDFKDYKDYKSFKTTKSDFICLEISIKPLEIDDTSSKMYLVQFKDLTAYKTTENSLKKINNDYGQILRGIDPIFFALDNDLNCTHWNDASQDFTGISYQNAVGKPISSLLKDIDGDDVQNLYQKTLETKKKGFMIKKFIIDDEYLRFFEINTYPYLNGISVLIRDVTDAKLREEELEHNEALYRSILTDQTEPICRLDTNGKLTFSNEVYRTYFGDETQGSFVFSLKEEDKERMKDYMNSFDAENQVKLFESPIIMPDGNVQWWQWVTKAVFNVNGKIEEFQFVGHDMTRQKKIEEEMNQVLCNLEVEIKDKTDEFQATKESLNSQIKDLNDEIVKTKDHERSLEKRRDELEGSVKNISKDLLNIKNTLEKQLEENKKAQDSFEKEKSALEKEIHTKTLDFEKVKESLEKELDEKNTELNQLNEAIKSETDQNKELRLSLEKTRKDSQEQLESERSEFEKRIEKLGTELERQINIEKETRASLHEKEALLKDVHNRVKKNMQMISSLTGLQSEYIRDQIVEKFRDSQNHIKSIALVHEKLYESPNMGEVNFSEYVNSLVEDISRSHGVDQERIKIKVIADDLFLDIDSAVSSGLIVNEIVSNSFKHAFPGDMQGEILIEVDALDKSEHQGFSMKISDNGVGLPENLDVEKADTLGLQLVRTLVGQMDGELKVNNSNGDNGTEFIVELNS is encoded by the coding sequence ATGGCCGGTGAAAAGATATTGGTTGTTGAGGATGAAGGATTAACTGCAATGGAACTCCAAAGAAAACTAAAATTTTGGGGATATGATGTACCTACTTTTGCTTTTTCTAGGAGGGAAGCTGTAAAAAAGGCTGAAGAAATAAAACCAGATCTCATTTTAATGGACATAGTCTTGAAGGGTGAAGGTGACGGTATAGATGCCGTTAAAGAAATAAGGGATAATATTGATGTTCCAGTTATATACTTGACAGCCTACAGTGATGAAAGTACATTGGAACGTGCTGAAGTCACAGAACCCTATGGTTTCATAATCAAACCCTTTGAAGAGAAAGAACTTCATGAAAGCATCGGTAAAGCCCTTTACAAACATGGAATAATACTGAAATTAAAGGAAAATGGTGAATGGCTGGATAAAAAACTTGAAAACTCAAGGGGTGCAGTTGTAGTAACTGATGCTGAAGGAAACATAACCTTCATGAACAAGTACGCAAAGTTTTTTACAGGATTTAAATTGGACAAGGTTTCTTTCAAGGATTTTATGGAAGTTTTAAACCTTGATATAACTGAGGGTCCTGAGAAACCTGTTCAGGAACTTATAAAAAAATCAGGCATGTCCAGTAATTCCACTTTAAATGGCCCTGATGGATCAGAAATCCCCATAGAATACAGTATATCTCCCATTAAAGATGATAGTGGCGAATTTGTAGGTGCAACCCTTGTTTTTCAGGACATAACAGAAAAGGTTGAGGCTGAAAAGTCCCTTCAAGAAAGTGAAAAATGGTTCAAAAGCATATACCACCAGTCAACCACTGGAATGGAGATATACGATACTGATGGTGTTCCTGTGGATGCAAACCCTGCTGCATTGGATCTCTTTGGAACTTCTGATCTATCCAATTTAAGTGAATTTAATCTCTTCAAAGACTTTAAAATACCTTCTGATAAAAAAGAAAAGCTTTTAAATGATGAACCAATTGTTTATGAAATTAAGTTTGATTTTAAAGATTATAAAGATTATAAATCTTTTAAAACAACGAAATCTGATTTCATATGTCTTGAAATATCTATAAAACCTCTTGAAATCGATGATACCTCTTCAAAGATGTACCTTGTACAGTTCAAGGATTTAACAGCATATAAAACAACTGAAAACTCTTTAAAGAAAATTAACAACGATTATGGGCAAATATTACGGGGTATAGATCCCATATTTTTTGCACTTGACAATGATTTGAACTGCACGCACTGGAATGATGCATCCCAAGACTTCACCGGAATATCATATCAAAATGCAGTTGGAAAACCCATATCCTCTCTCTTAAAAGATATCGATGGGGATGATGTCCAAAATTTATATCAAAAAACCCTTGAAACGAAGAAAAAAGGTTTTATGATTAAAAAATTCATCATTGATGATGAATATCTTCGATTTTTTGAAATAAATACATATCCTTATTTAAATGGAATTTCGGTTCTTATCAGGGATGTTACAGATGCTAAGTTGCGTGAAGAAGAGCTTGAACACAATGAGGCGTTGTACAGGTCCATACTAACCGATCAAACAGAACCAATATGCCGTTTGGATACAAATGGAAAGCTCACCTTTTCCAATGAGGTTTACAGGACATACTTCGGTGATGAAACCCAGGGAAGCTTTGTATTTTCACTGAAGGAAGAGGACAAGGAACGAATGAAGGATTACATGAACTCCTTTGACGCTGAAAATCAGGTTAAACTATTTGAAAGCCCCATTATAATGCCAGATGGCAATGTTCAGTGGTGGCAGTGGGTTACAAAGGCAGTTTTCAATGTAAACGGAAAAATAGAAGAATTTCAGTTTGTGGGTCATGATATGACCCGTCAGAAGAAGATCGAGGAAGAAATGAACCAGGTGCTCTGTAACCTTGAAGTTGAAATCAAGGATAAAACAGATGAGTTCCAAGCCACGAAGGAATCTTTAAACTCTCAAATAAAAGATTTGAATGATGAAATAGTAAAGACAAAGGATCATGAAAGATCCTTAGAAAAAAGAAGAGATGAACTTGAGGGTAGTGTTAAAAATATATCTAAAGATCTCTTGAATATAAAAAATACCCTTGAAAAACAATTAGAAGAAAATAAGAAAGCTCAGGATTCATTTGAAAAGGAAAAATCCGCTCTTGAAAAAGAAATTCATACAAAAACCCTGGACTTTGAAAAGGTGAAAGAATCACTTGAAAAAGAATTGGATGAAAAAAATACAGAGCTTAACCAGTTAAATGAAGCCATAAAATCTGAAACAGATCAGAACAAGGAGTTAAGGTTAAGTCTTGAAAAAACCCGTAAGGATTCCCAGGAACAGCTTGAATCGGAACGTTCTGAATTTGAGAAGAGGATTGAAAAACTTGGGACCGAGCTTGAAAGACAGATAAATATTGAGAAGGAAACAAGGGCATCACTCCATGAGAAGGAAGCACTTCTAAAGGATGTTCACAACAGGGTTAAAAAGAACATGCAAATGATATCAAGCCTCACAGGCCTCCAATCTGAGTACATCCGTGATCAGATAGTAGAAAAGTTCAGGGACAGCCAGAACCACATTAAATCCATAGCACTCGTCCATGAAAAACTGTACGAATCCCCAAATATGGGAGAGGTGAACTTCTCAGAGTACGTGAATAGTCTTGTGGAAGATATTTCACGTTCCCATGGAGTTGATCAAGAACGGATAAAAATAAAGGTAATTGCTGATGATTTATTCTTGGATATTGACAGTGCAGTGTCCTCTGGACTGATAGTCAATGAAATTGTTTCAAACAGTTTCAAACATGCTTTCCCTGGGGATATGCAGGGCGAAATCCTGATAGAAGTAGATGCACTTGATAAATCAGAACATCAAGGCTTTTCAATGAAAATTTCTGACAACGGTGTGGGGTTACCTGAAAATTTGGACGTGGAGAAAGCAGACACACTTGGATTACAGCTTGTAAGAACGTTGGTTGGACAGATGGATGGTGAACTGAAGGTCAATAACTCCAATGGAGATAATGGCACAGAATTCATTGTAGAGTTAAATTCATGA
- the cofG gene encoding 7,8-didemethyl-8-hydroxy-5-deazariboflavin synthase subunit CofG, protein MPRLLEDNIISLLNGECNDVLSLMVDVNSKRIHENITYSKNVFLPLTDICRNECGYCSFRRNPEDPGARILMKPSDAMNDIILADRYGCREALFAFGEHADETLQVSHALEDLGFGSMLEYLYFLCDETLTKTNLLPHSNPGILKKSELKYLREVNASMGLMLETTSQRIMKTVAHKKSPGKEPKLRIETIENAGKLKIPFTTGLLIGIGETVEERAESLLEIRRLHDKYGHIQEIIIQNFKPKPGIPMQDFREPSLVEMVKMVAVTKLLFPDVSVQVPPNLNRDSAQIFLMAGADDWGGVSPVSKDYVNPEAPWPELDELKNITEEMGFQLEERLPVYPEFLSEEFLSPRILEKIKGIP, encoded by the coding sequence ATGCCCAGATTATTAGAAGACAACATAATATCCCTTTTAAATGGGGAATGTAATGATGTGCTATCTTTGATGGTTGATGTAAATTCCAAAAGGATCCACGAAAACATCACCTACTCTAAAAACGTTTTCTTACCCCTCACAGATATTTGCAGGAACGAATGTGGATACTGCAGCTTCAGGAGAAACCCTGAGGATCCAGGGGCAAGGATCCTGATGAAGCCTTCGGATGCAATGAATGACATCATCCTTGCAGATAGGTATGGATGTAGGGAAGCACTTTTTGCATTTGGGGAACATGCCGATGAAACCCTTCAGGTTTCCCATGCACTGGAAGATCTGGGTTTTGGAAGCATGCTAGAATATCTCTACTTCCTGTGTGATGAGACCCTCACAAAAACGAATCTTCTACCCCACAGCAACCCTGGAATTCTCAAAAAAAGTGAGCTCAAATACTTGAGGGAAGTCAACGCATCCATGGGACTCATGCTTGAGACAACAAGTCAGCGTATTATGAAAACAGTTGCACACAAGAAGAGTCCTGGAAAAGAACCGAAACTTCGGATTGAAACCATTGAAAATGCAGGTAAACTCAAAATACCATTTACAACGGGACTTCTCATAGGTATAGGAGAAACTGTAGAAGAACGTGCTGAATCCCTCCTTGAGATACGGAGGCTTCATGATAAGTATGGGCATATACAGGAGATAATCATCCAGAACTTCAAGCCAAAACCTGGAATACCTATGCAGGACTTTAGAGAACCTTCACTGGTTGAGATGGTAAAGATGGTGGCTGTTACAAAGCTCCTTTTCCCTGATGTGAGTGTTCAAGTGCCACCAAATCTCAACAGGGACAGTGCTCAGATCTTCCTGATGGCTGGTGCAGATGACTGGGGAGGGGTTTCACCTGTAAGCAAGGACTACGTGAACCCTGAAGCACCATGGCCAGAACTGGACGAACTTAAAAACATTACAGAGGAAATGGGATTCCAGCTTGAGGAAAGACTCCCAGTTTATCCAGAATTTCTGTCAGAAGAATTTTTAAGTCCAAGGATACTTGAAAAGATAAAAGGGATTCCTTGA
- a CDS encoding nitroreductase family protein, translating to MDVFEAISGRRSIRKFKKKDVERDLILKIVEAGIWAPSAGNIQSWEVVVVRDGNIKEKLAVAAYMRDFIANAPVVMVLCADKQRSATIYEERGSELYCIQDAACAAQNMLLAAHALGLGTCWVGSFDENVVNETLDIPEHIRPVALIPLGYPDEKPYPPLRREIDDLMNCETFNDI from the coding sequence ATGGATGTTTTTGAAGCAATTTCTGGAAGAAGGAGCATAAGGAAGTTTAAAAAAAAGGATGTTGAAAGGGATTTAATCCTTAAAATTGTTGAAGCGGGCATATGGGCACCATCTGCAGGAAACATTCAGAGCTGGGAAGTTGTGGTGGTAAGGGATGGCAATATTAAGGAAAAACTTGCAGTTGCAGCTTACATGAGGGATTTTATAGCAAATGCACCGGTAGTAATGGTTTTATGTGCAGATAAGCAAAGATCAGCTACAATATATGAAGAAAGGGGTAGTGAACTCTACTGCATCCAGGATGCAGCATGTGCAGCTCAAAACATGCTTCTTGCAGCTCATGCACTGGGACTTGGCACATGCTGGGTTGGATCATTCGATGAGAATGTGGTTAATGAAACATTGGATATTCCAGAGCATATAAGGCCAGTTGCACTTATCCCATTGGGATATCCTGATGAAAAACCATACCCTCCATTGAGACGTGAGATCGATGACCTTATGAATTGTGAAACATTCAATGATATATAA